AGTCAATTACCAATTTCTCCAGGCTTATTTTTGCTACATACTGTATCAGGATACTCATTATTTGTCAGAATTGCTTTAAACTGGCAGAGAAAGATTATATAAAGAAAAAAATTAATAATGTTGAAAGTCTAATGTTATTGTGCTTACATTTTACATCATTACCATGTGTAAAATTATGCCTTTCATGTAATGATGTTGCATTATTTAGTTCACTGATTTTTGAACTGAGCAGGTTATTGTGGAAAAAAACTCTATAGTTCAGAAATTGGTAAAACCACAAGGGGGGAACATATTTCAAAGAAAATCCTTATCTTAACAGGGGATTGCGCTGAGGATTATGAGGTTAAGGTACCTCAGCAATCACTCCAGATGCTGGGCTACAAGGTGGATATATCGGCACCCAATAAAAAAGTCGGTGACATGCTGCAACTGGTCGTACATGACTTTACTACGCTCGATACCTATATTGAGCTTCCCGGGCATCATATCTCGGTAGATATCCCCGCTTCCGAAGTAAATGTGAATGAATATGAAGGTCTTGTTGTTCCGGGTGGCAGAGCTCCTGAATACATCCGTATGTATGATGATACTCTTAAACTCGTACAGGACTTCTTTAAGGCTGGCAAGCCTGTAGCAGTCATTTGCCACGGCTTGCAACTTCTGGCAGCCGCTAAGGTTCTGGAAGGATATCGGGTAACATCATATCCGGCATGTGCTGCAGAATGCCGGCTAGCAGGTGCTGATTGGCAGTCTGAACCCGTAATTACGGATAAAAATCTGGTAACAGCTCAAGCCTGGCCAAACCACCCTGCCTGGTTAAGAGCCTTTGTCGAACTGCTTGGCGCAAAGATAAAGGTTTAAAGAGGGCACTAAAGTCTCACCAATGAATCATGTTACCCAAAACCAAGCCTCCTCATCGTTTTCGCTCAAGCACAACCATTGTGCGGGTTGATCACCAACTTTCACAACACTTGACCATGCAGTCACGCCGGTTTTTGATCAAACTTTTTTCTAAAAAGTTTGTGATTAAACATTTTTTAAAGAGTTTGCTCTCAAGCAGTTTTTTGAAAAGGCTTGCGCTCAAGCATTTTTTGAAAAGGTTTGTGGGACTCAGGCAGCAGAGCCAGGAATTAATTTATTATTAAGAATTAATTATTCTACTTAAGTTTTTTAAAATTGTTTAGTTTTAAAAACATT
The Methanosarcina thermophila TM-1 genome window above contains:
- a CDS encoding DJ-1/PfpI family protein, with translation MLTGDCAEDYEVKVPQQSLQMLGYKVDISAPNKKVGDMLQLVVHDFTTLDTYIELPGHHISVDIPASEVNVNEYEGLVVPGGRAPEYIRMYDDTLKLVQDFFKAGKPVAVICHGLQLLAAAKVLEGYRVTSYPACAAECRLAGADWQSEPVITDKNLVTAQAWPNHPAWLRAFVELLGAKIKV